One window of the Streptomyces sp. ITFR-21 genome contains the following:
- a CDS encoding acyl-CoA thioesterase yields the protein MSAHDTNLLGTVHGGVVMKLVDDAAGAVAGRHSEGPAVTGAMDEMAFLEPVRVGDLLHVKAQVNWTGKTSMEVGVRVVAERWNESGPAKQVASAYLVFVAVDAEGRPRPVPPVIPETDRDRRRWQEAQIRRTHRLARRRAILELRRERTAEGLDG from the coding sequence ATGAGCGCGCACGACACCAACCTGCTGGGCACGGTGCACGGAGGCGTGGTGATGAAGCTGGTGGACGACGCCGCGGGCGCGGTGGCCGGCCGCCATTCGGAAGGCCCGGCGGTCACCGGCGCCATGGACGAGATGGCCTTCCTGGAACCGGTCAGGGTGGGCGACCTGCTCCATGTGAAAGCCCAGGTCAACTGGACCGGCAAGACCTCCATGGAGGTCGGGGTCCGGGTCGTCGCCGAGCGCTGGAACGAGTCCGGCCCGGCCAAGCAGGTCGCCAGCGCGTACCTGGTCTTCGTGGCCGTGGACGCCGAGGGCAGGCCGCGCCCGGTGCCGCCGGTGATCCCCGAGACCGACCGGGACCGCCGCCGGTGGCAGGAGGCCCAGATCCGCCGCACCCACCGGCTGGCCCGGCGCCGCGCGATCCTGGAGCTGCGCCGGGAGCGGACGGCCGAGGGCCTGGACGGATGA
- a CDS encoding LCP family protein — translation MPPTRRRPPPPGSRPPAGRRPRPRPPIRWSTRVAGGLALLVITVSGVGHAVVTGVNGAIGRVDAFGGMQGRPDGTKGTNFLLVGTDGRDGLDPSDRQRYHLGGTACHCTDTIMLIHLSADRRRAAVVSIPRDTYVRLPGKPPPAPPASAVPDAGSAGARSAPPPAAARPAKINQAFAEGGAKLTVRTVEQLTGIHVDHYLEVDFTSFMRTVDVIGGVPVCTAVPLRDPYTGLDLPVGTTTLDGGRALQYVRSRHIDGSADLGRMQRQQRFLAQVIRKITDGNTLGDPVAVGRIAGTALGSVRADQRLGAGDLIALAKGMKGLSAGSSEFVSVPLSDPDHEVPGVGSTVKWDDAKAGRLWAAIRADRPLVPHRQDPAHRGGTKVAVDPAQIRVTVANGTATSGLAAGAQRALRATGFVTPGLPTTAAHGAARTVIRYDPRWDRSVKSLAAALPGAALVPVAGQGPVMAVTLGANFARVAPVSVASGGVGEDAVTGDEVVCP, via the coding sequence GTGCCGCCCACCCGACGCCGCCCGCCCCCGCCCGGCAGCCGCCCGCCGGCCGGCCGGCGTCCGCGCCCCCGGCCGCCGATCCGCTGGAGCACCCGGGTCGCCGGCGGTCTGGCCCTGCTGGTGATCACCGTGAGCGGTGTCGGCCACGCGGTCGTCACCGGGGTGAACGGCGCGATCGGCCGGGTGGACGCCTTCGGCGGGATGCAGGGGCGGCCGGACGGCACCAAAGGCACCAACTTCCTGCTGGTCGGCACCGACGGGCGCGACGGCCTGGACCCGTCGGACAGGCAGCGCTACCACCTGGGCGGCACGGCCTGCCACTGCACCGACACCATCATGCTGATCCACCTGTCCGCGGACCGGCGCCGGGCCGCCGTCGTGAGCATCCCGCGCGACACCTACGTACGGCTGCCGGGAAAGCCGCCGCCGGCTCCGCCGGCGTCCGCCGTGCCGGACGCCGGGAGCGCCGGCGCCCGGTCCGCGCCGCCGCCCGCCGCCGCCCGGCCCGCGAAGATCAACCAGGCGTTCGCGGAGGGCGGCGCCAAGCTCACCGTGCGCACCGTCGAGCAGCTGACCGGGATCCACGTCGACCACTACCTGGAGGTCGACTTCACCAGCTTCATGAGGACGGTGGACGTCATCGGCGGAGTGCCGGTCTGCACCGCCGTGCCGCTCAGGGACCCCTACACCGGGCTGGACCTCCCGGTGGGCACGACGACGCTGGACGGCGGCCGGGCGCTGCAGTACGTGCGCTCCAGGCACATCGACGGCTCGGCGGACCTGGGGCGGATGCAGCGGCAGCAGCGCTTCCTGGCGCAGGTCATCCGGAAGATCACCGATGGGAACACGCTGGGCGACCCGGTGGCGGTGGGCAGGATCGCCGGTACCGCGCTCGGGTCGGTCCGCGCCGACCAGCGGCTGGGGGCCGGGGACCTGATCGCCCTGGCCAAGGGCATGAAGGGCCTGTCGGCCGGCTCCTCGGAGTTCGTCTCGGTGCCGCTGAGCGATCCGGACCACGAGGTCCCCGGCGTCGGCTCCACCGTGAAGTGGGACGACGCGAAGGCGGGCAGGCTGTGGGCCGCGATCCGCGCCGACCGGCCGCTGGTCCCGCATCGGCAGGACCCGGCGCACAGGGGCGGCACCAAGGTTGCGGTCGACCCGGCACAGATCCGTGTCACGGTGGCGAACGGCACCGCCACCAGCGGGCTGGCCGCCGGGGCCCAGCGGGCGCTACGCGCCACCGGTTTCGTCACCCCGGGACTGCCGACCACGGCCGCCCACGGCGCCGCCCGGACCGTGATCCGCTACGACCCGCGCTGGGACCGCTCGGTGAAGTCGCTGGCGGCGGCTCTGCCGGGGGCCGCACTGGTGCCGGTGGCCGGGCAGGGCCCCGTCATGGCGGTCACCCTCGGCGCAAACTTCGCCAGGGTCGCCCCGGTGTCGGTGGCGTCCGGCGGCGTCGGGGAGGACGCGGTCACGGGCGACGAGGTGGTGTGCCCGTAG